The genomic segment ATAAACGCTGGGTGCCGAATTCCCCAGGAAGCGCTCGCCAAGGCTCGGCATCCTGGGGCTGCATGACGGAAGGCCGATGGCCTTCAAATGAGGTCTCTGACTCAATTACGCCAGGAGCAGATGTTGTCGTGCCAGGTCTTGGGATCGCGATCCGGGCCGGAGGAGTAGATGATGACTTTTGCGGGGATCTGTGAAAGCGACTTTGCCGCGCCCAGGTTGGGATTCGCGATCATGTTGTCCTCATTCGTATCGAGAACGATATAGTACGGCTCGCCCCAGAGGTCGCTGAGCACCCATTCTTCGCCGTCTTGCCAGAGGCCAAATTTACGGTCTTTGGCTATGCGAAACTCAGTAAATTTGATTGTTCGAGGATTGAGTTCGGAAGTTTCCTCTCCAATCAGAGTCGGCAGCAAGGTTCCGCGGGAGCGGAAGGAGGTGTCGGCGGCTTTTGAATGGGTCTCTTCTATGGGGAATCGGTGATATTCCTCGGCGTATGAAGATACCGCCACGCTGAGGTCTTGGGCCGTCTGTAAAACTTCCATATGGAGGCCATTGACATCCGTCATATAAAAACAGCGGTTCATGCTAAGCAGGCAAAGTGCAGCCAGAATAAAAGCACCGATGGCGAGCACTCCTTTGCCAAGGCGCGAGCACCCCGCCATGCGATCAATGCGCTGTTCGTCAGTCATGGGTGTGTTTTACCCGATGACTGTCGTGAATGTCGAGTTTGCTGTTAAGCGCCGACGACTCGTCGGCGCTCCACATCAAACCACCAACCCCGCCGCAGCCACGAGCGTTTCTTCGGCCACGATTTTGCCGGCGAGGTCGGGTTTGCAGTCGCCTTTGAGTTCGTCGCGGAATTTCTTGATGAAGCTTTGGGTGGGCCAGGAGGCGGCTTCGCCGAAGGCGCAGATGGTCTTGCCTTCGATCTGGTTGGCGACGGTCTCCAGCGTGTCCACGTCGTCGGGGCTGGCGTCGCCAGCGACGATGCGGTCGCTGATTTTCTTCATCCACAGGCTGCCTTCGCGGCAGGGCGTACATTGGCCGCAGGATTCGTGGGCGTAGAAGGCGTTCAGGTTGTTGATGACCCAGGTCATGCTGCGGCTGTCATCCATGATGATGACGCCGCCGGAGCCGGCCATGGTGCCGCACTGGGCCATGGTGTCGAAGTCCATCGGGATGTCCATGATGCCGATCTCGCGGCCGTCCTTGAGCTTGTACGTCTCATCGGCACGCAGCACTTTGGAGGAACTGCCGCCGGGGATGATGGCCTTGAGCTTGCGGCCGGGTTTGAGACCGCCGCAGAGCACGTCGATGACCTCGCCCATGGTGACTTTGCCGACTTCGACTTCGTAGTAGCCGGGGTTCACGACATCGCCGCTGACGCAGAGGATGCGGGTGCCGGTGTTGTTCGGGGTGCCGAGCTTGGCGTACTCCGCGCCGCCCATCGCGATGATGTGCTTCACATGGCAGAGGGACTCGACGTTGTTCACGATGGTCGGGCTCATGTAAAGGCCGAGCGCGGCGGGGAAATACGGCGGCTTGATGCGCGGGTAGGGGCGCTTGCCTTCGAGGGACTCGATGAGGCCGGTTTCTTCACCGCAGATGTAGGCACCGGCGCCGCGATGGACGTAGATCTCGCAGTCGAAGCCGGAGCCGAGGATGTTCTTGCCGAGGAAACCTTTCGCGTGGGCTTCAGCGATGGCCTTTTCGAGGATCTTGGCGGCGTGCGGGAACTCCTCGCGCACGTAGATGTAGGACAGCTTCGCGTTCACGGCGAAACAGGAGATGGCCATGCCCTCAATCAACTGATGAGGGTCCTGATGCATGATGTAGCGGTCCTTGAAGGTGCCGGGCTCGGATTCGTCCGCGTTGCAGATGAGATAGACCGGCTTGGTGTTCGTCGGCGGGATGAAGCCCCACTTCACGCCGGTGGGAAAGCCCGCACCGCCACGACCGCGCAGGCCGCTGGCTTTCACTTCGTTGATGATGGCCGTTTTCTCCATCTTGAGCGCCTTCTTGAGCTGCTCGTAACCGCCGTCCTTCAGGTAGCACTCAATGGACGGATCGAAGCCGACGCGGTCGATGTTTTTGAAGATGAGGCGCTTCTCGCGCGCATGCGGTTCTTTGCCGGGGAGATACTGGACGGGGGAGGCCATGGGCGTCAGTATTCCAGTGCGAAAAGGCGCGGCAACCGGGATTTGTGAAAAAATTCACAAGGCGGCCAAGGAATGCCGAATGACGAATTCAGAATGACGAATGCCAGGGATGAAAGCTCTGCGGGGCGAGCGGTGTAGTTTGGGGGTGATTTTACCGGCTTTCAGAACTGGATCGAAGGTGTTGCTGATGCTGCTGGCATCGGCAGGCTTTGTCTTCGCCAAGAAAGACGAAGGGCCGAAACCGGTGCCGTGGTCCTTTGCGCCGTTGAAGCGCGTGGCCTTGCCGAAGGTGAAGGATGCGGCATGGCCGAAGACGCGGATCGACTACTTCATCCTCGCCAAGATGGAGGCCGCCGGGCTGAAACCGGTGCCACAGGCTGAGGCGCGTGTTTTGAGCCGCAGGCTGGCCTTTGACCTCACAGGGCTGCCGCCGGCCGAGAGTCCGCCGATGGCGTGGAATCGCATGGTGGATGAAACGCTGCGCAGTCCGCATTACGGTGAGCGCTGGGCACGCCACTGGCTGGATCTGGCGCGCTACACGGACATCACGCCGGACTGGCTCGATTCGACGAAGTTCTCGTACCTGTATCGTGACTGGGTGGTGCAAGCACTCAATGAGGACATGCCGTATGACCGCTTCGTCGTGCGGCAACTCGCGACTGACTTCCTGCCGGAGTGCGGGCCGAAGGATCGCGTGGCGCTGGGCTTCATCGGTCTGAGCCCGACGTATTTCAAAGAGCTGCAACTGCCGCCGGAGATCATCAAGACGACCGTGGCCGATGAATGGGAGGAGCATGTCGATGCCATCGGCCGCACCTTCCTCGGCCTCACGCTGGCGTGTGCCCGCTGCCATGATCACAAGTCCGATCCGATCACGGCGCAAGATTATTATGCGCTCGCCGGCGTCTTCGCCTCCGTGAAGCTCTCCGAGCTGCCGACGATGAGCGATGAGTTCTGGAAGCCGGTGGAGAAGGCGCGGGCGGCGGTGGCATCGCTCGAAAAGCAGATCAAGGAACTGGCGAAGAAGAAACCGAAGGACCTCAAGGAACAAACGGCGGCGATGCAGGCGAAGATCGAGGCGCTCAAAAGCAGAACGCCGCACTACAACATGCTCATGGCAAACGGAGTCGAGGAAGCAGCGCTGTTTGTCGTGAACAAGGAGAAGGAGCACGGCACGAAGCTCGATTTCAAGATGGGCATGGCCCGTGATCTGGAGCTGATGAAGCGCGGCAATCCGAATGATTTGGGCGAGACGGTGCCACGTCGTTTCTTGTCGGTCTTCCCATCCAAGACCGGCTTGCCACGCAAATTCAACACCGGCAGCGGTCGCCTGGAACTGGCGCAGGCCATCGTGGAGGATGCCGCACCGCTCACGGCGCGGGTGATCGTGAATCGCGTGTGGAAGCACCACTTCGGTCGCGGCTTGGTCGATACGCCGAGCGAGTTTGGCAATCTCGGCGAAGCACCGACGCATCCCGAGCTGCTTGATGATCTCGCCGGTCGTTTCATGGAGCACGGCTGGTCGCTGAAGTGGCTGCATCGTGAGATTTTGAACTCCGCGACGTGGCAGCAGAGCAGCGTGGCCGCCGAATCCGAGAAGCGTGATCCCGAAAACAAGCTCTACGGCCGGATGCTTCGCCGTCGTCTCGATTGGGAAGCCTGGCGCGATGCCATCCTCAGCGCCACGGGTCAGATCGACCTCAAGATGGGCGGTCAGGCGTCCGCCATCAGCGACGCCAAG from the Prosthecobacter sp. genome contains:
- the nuoF gene encoding NADH-quinone oxidoreductase subunit NuoF is translated as MASPVQYLPGKEPHAREKRLIFKNIDRVGFDPSIECYLKDGGYEQLKKALKMEKTAIINEVKASGLRGRGGAGFPTGVKWGFIPPTNTKPVYLICNADESEPGTFKDRYIMHQDPHQLIEGMAISCFAVNAKLSYIYVREEFPHAAKILEKAIAEAHAKGFLGKNILGSGFDCEIYVHRGAGAYICGEETGLIESLEGKRPYPRIKPPYFPAALGLYMSPTIVNNVESLCHVKHIIAMGGAEYAKLGTPNNTGTRILCVSGDVVNPGYYEVEVGKVTMGEVIDVLCGGLKPGRKLKAIIPGGSSSKVLRADETYKLKDGREIGIMDIPMDFDTMAQCGTMAGSGGVIIMDDSRSMTWVINNLNAFYAHESCGQCTPCREGSLWMKKISDRIVAGDASPDDVDTLETVANQIEGKTICAFGEAASWPTQSFIKKFRDELKGDCKPDLAGKIVAEETLVAAAGLVV
- a CDS encoding DUF1549 and DUF1553 domain-containing protein; the protein is MLLASAGFVFAKKDEGPKPVPWSFAPLKRVALPKVKDAAWPKTRIDYFILAKMEAAGLKPVPQAEARVLSRRLAFDLTGLPPAESPPMAWNRMVDETLRSPHYGERWARHWLDLARYTDITPDWLDSTKFSYLYRDWVVQALNEDMPYDRFVVRQLATDFLPECGPKDRVALGFIGLSPTYFKELQLPPEIIKTTVADEWEEHVDAIGRTFLGLTLACARCHDHKSDPITAQDYYALAGVFASVKLSELPTMSDEFWKPVEKARAAVASLEKQIKELAKKKPKDLKEQTAAMQAKIEALKSRTPHYNMLMANGVEEAALFVVNKEKEHGTKLDFKMGMARDLELMKRGNPNDLGETVPRRFLSVFPSKTGLPRKFNTGSGRLELAQAIVEDAAPLTARVIVNRVWKHHFGRGLVDTPSEFGNLGEAPTHPELLDDLAGRFMEHGWSLKWLHREILNSATWQQSSVAAESEKRDPENKLYGRMLRRRLDWEAWRDAILSATGQIDLKMGGQASAISDAKNLRRSLYGASDRQDMDPMLRIHDVPDPGAHNPWRTETITPLQGLFALNSPFMQQQADVLGRWAMSHRIEEMYARLFGRQPSAHEAGMAKAFVLGREQDASAWSQYAQALLAGNEMLFVD